A single Macaca mulatta isolate MMU2019108-1 chromosome 15, T2T-MMU8v2.0, whole genome shotgun sequence DNA region contains:
- the OR1J2 gene encoding LOW QUALITY PROTEIN: olfactory receptor 1J2 (The sequence of the model RefSeq protein was modified relative to this genomic sequence to represent the inferred CDS: substituted 2 bases at 2 genomic stop codons), whose product MSSENQSSVSEFLLLGLPIQPEQEAMFFALFLTMVLYLNKVLGNLLIILLIWLDSNFHTPMYFFLSHLALTDVSFSSVTVPKMLMDMWTKYKSILYEECISQMYFXIFFTDLDSFLITSMAYDQYAAICHPLHYTAIMREELCVFLVAVSWILSCASSLSHTLLLTQLSFCAANTIPHIFCDLAALLKLSWSDIFLNELVMFTVGVVVITLPFMCILVSYGYTGATILRVPSTKGIHKALSTRASHLSVVSLYYGSIFGQXHFPTVSSSIDKDVTVALMYIVVTPMLNPFIYSLRNRDVKEALGKLFSRATFFSW is encoded by the coding sequence ATGAGCTCTGAGAACCAGAGCAGTGTGTCTGAGTtcctcctcctgggcctccccatCCAGCCAGAGCAGGAGGCCATGTTCTTCGCCCTGTTCCTGACCATGGTGCTGTACCTGAACAAGGTGCTGGGGAACCTGCTCATCATTCTGCTCATCTGGCTGGACTCTAACTTTCACACTCCCATGTATTTCTTCCTCAGCCACTTGGCCCTCACTGACGTCTCCTTTTCATCTGTCACTGTCCCTAAGATGCTGATGGACATGTGGACTAAGTACAAATCGATCCTTTATGAGGAATGCATTTCtcagatgtatttttaaatattttttactgaCCTGGACAGCTTCCTTATTACATCAATGGCGTATGACCAATATGCTGCCATATGTCACCCTCTCCATTACACTGCCATCATGAGGGAAGAGCTCTGTGTCTTCTTAGTGGCTGTATCTTGGATTCTGTCTTGTGCCAGCTCCCTCTCTCACACCCTTCTCCTGACCCAGCTGTCTTTCTGTGCTGCGAACACCATCCCCCACATCTTCTGTGACCTTGCTGCCCTGCTCAAGCTGTCCTGGTCAGATATCTTCCTCAATGAGCTGGTCATGTTCACAGTAGGGGTGGTGGTCATTACCCTGCCATTCATGTGTATTCTGGTATCATATGGCTACACTGGGGCCACCATCCTGAGGGTCCCTTCAACCAAAGGGATCCACAAAGCATTGTCCACACGTGCCTCCCATCTCTCTGTGGTTTCTCTCTATTATGGGTCAATATTTGGCCAGTAACATTTCCCAACTGTAAGCAGTTCTATTGACAAGGATGTTACTGTGGCTCTCATGTACATCGTGGTCACACCCATGTTGAACCCCTTTATCTACAGCCTTAGGAACAGGGACGTGAAAGAGGCCCTTGGAAAACTCTTCAGTAGAGCAACATTTTTCTCTTGGTGA